The Streptomyces sp. NBC_01363 region CGATGCGGCGGGCCGGGCACGCGATGCATGTGGCGACTGCGCTGGCCAACCCCCTCACCCTTGCCATCGCGTTGCCGGCCACCGCGGTGTCCCTGTACGTGGCAGCGGTCCCCACCGCCGCGCACACGCAGGTGCATCTCGTGGGCCTCATCGACCTCCGCGCCGCCTCGGCGCTGCTCCTGGGGGCGCTGCCAGTGATCGCGGTGCTGCGCCGACGCCCGCCACGGATCCCCGACCGCATCCACGCCTGGGCCTACATCGGGCTGCTCCTCATGGTGACGGTCGCGATGCTGCTCGTGGTCTGACCGGCCGTTTCGCTGCGGATTGATGTGTGCGGGCGGCGGTACCTGTCGACGTCGTAGCCACCACTGGCTTGCACGCACCGGAGGCTGCCCAGGGGACGTCGTTCGGATCACGCGCTACCCGGCCAGAGCGGCTCGCTCTGCTGCTGTCGGATCGGCCGAAGAAGTGCGGGGGATCGGTGGGGGTTGGCGGCGGGTGTGCGACGGCAGGCGAGGGCGATACGGGTGGCGGTGCCGTCCTTGAGGTGTGCGAGGCGGGGCCGGGAGCCGGGCAGGATGTCGACGGTTGCGTGGTGAACACGGGCGTCGGCCGTTTCCTGGTTGCCAGCTCTGTCGCGGGGAGCGGCGGAAGTCAGGCCGCGGCGTCCGCGTCCGCGTCGGCGGCGCATGCGGTGTGGCCCAGATCGTTGTCCAGTGCATCCGTGGCCTGGGCAGGGACGCCACGATCGAGCACATGGAGGTGCGTCTCCCCTCAGTGCTCAAGTGGGCTGCCGGCTGCTCCCTCTGGTCCTACTCGACTGGAGTCGTGAGGAATGTGTGCATCTCGGCAGCGAGATTTCGTATGTCTTCGCCCGCCGCGTGCACCGTGGTGGTCTCGAAGTGCCACTCCTCGGCGGGCGGACGGTCGTGAATTCCCCAGGTCATGTGCACGTAGCCGCTGGAGCGGTGCTCTGCCGAGAGAGTCAGGTCATGTTCCAGGGAGCGCCAAGTGCGGCTGCCTTCCCAGCCTCGGAAGTCCTCGGCCAAGGTGGCGAGGAAGGCGTCGAGGCCGTCGCCGTGCCAGGTCCTCACTGAAGTCTCGATGCTCACCCATTCCCCGCTGGCTCTCACCAGGAAGTCGAGCGTCGGGTCATCGCCATACGGCCTTGATGGTTCGGAGAACAACAGGTGGACCAGCTGCGGTCCGGGACGTCCCACACGTACGACAGGTCCGTCTGATTTTTCGTACTCGATCACCGAAGCAGGCTAGTGCCACATCGAGCGGCGATTGCCCGCTCGGTGGGGACAAATGACGTGCTGGGCAAAGCGGTTGCCGCATAACCTGCCTGGCTGTGGACATGAGACGTGCTGATCAACAGCTTCGCCTGATCGCTGAGGCCATGGAGGTTGCCGAAACTCTTGGGGTGACGGTGTGGCTTCGCGGTGGATGGGCCATGGACTTCTTCCTCGGTGAGATCACGCGAGACCATGAGGACATCGACTGGTTCCTTTGGGCGGACGATGCCAGTGCCCTGGCGGGAGGCTTGCTGCGGCACGGCTATCAACCGGTGCCGGGGCCGCCGCCTGACCTGCAGCTCGATTTCGCCAAGGACGGACTGGAGAACAGCTTTACGCTCCTGGGCCGGGATGCGGCCGAGCGCGTGGTGGTCGCCGGGGGCCCCTGGGCCGGTGCGCACTGGCCCGAGGGAATGCTCGATGCCGGGCCGGGCCGCATCGGAGGTCTGCAGTGTGCGATCGTCAGTCCGCAGGCCCAGATCGAGATAAAGCGGATGATGCCCATCTGGGATCCCTCCCGGCCTCGGCGAACCAAGGACGCCGAGGACATCGCCCGGCTGGAGGCGGCCCTCCGCGTACGGGGCGAGCGGTCCGAGTGACGTTGCTTGGGCGTCGGTCGTCCCTCCCTGGGGGGGGCAGTGGCCGGGCGACCACGAGTACGCGAGACCAGACGACGGCGAGGGACGGCTGCTGCTGCCGTCATCGGCGAAGGCGCCCGGTCGGTGGTGACCTGGCGGCGGGCCCAGATGGTGCTGCTGCGCTACTTCAGCCTGGACGGCGCGGACCACGCCGACCACAAAGAGTAGGGAAGCATGAGCCGCCACTACCTCACCTGGCGACGCTACACAGGCTTGGTGACTTCTGGCGCTGGTTCCGGCGTCGATGGAACGGGCTTCGAGTGTATGCGTTGCTGCCGAGTTCGGCTCGGCAGCAACACGGTGCTCGACGTTCAGTCCTGGACCTCAGCCGGGGCAGTGAACGAGATCCAGGTATCGGGCGGCAGGTCCGGGCGACCCGGTACCGGTCTGCGTTCCTCGGTCCATGCCTCGCCAGCGACCTCGGTAGCAACGCGGCGCCAGAATCCGACTGCGGCGATGTTGCCCTCCTGAAAGGCGACTTCCCACGGCCCCGGGTACTGCGCCGCGACCTGCCGAACGGCACACAGCCCGATCCCCGTCCTACGCACGCCATGCACCACGAAGAAGCTGCTCAGCACGCGCGTCGGGCCAGTCAGGCCGCGAACGAGCGCGAGACCAACAGGGAACTCGCCACTGGTCAGGAGATAGGGCGCCCAGTCGGCCTGTGTGAAGGCGGCGTGGAGCCGATCGCTTCGGAAGGTTCCGTCCGGGTTGGGCAGCACACCGCTGAACGCCGACATGTCATGTCGAAACAGTGACCAGAGGCGCTCCAGTGTTGGTCGGTCGGCCGGATCGGCATGGTGCACGGATACGTCGGTCATGGGTCTCCTCCATGTTTTGCGGTTCGGTGGTGGCTGGGGCGCCTCGGGGCGCTCGACCACGGCAGGACGGCGATGGCTACCCCGTGTGCCTGAGAGCAAGGCCGCCGGGGCATGAAAAAAGCCTCCCTGGCGGAGGCGTGGCCTGGCCGGGAAGGCGTAGTACTGACAGACAACTTATCAGGCTCACGGAGGAGTCCCGCTCTTGCGGGGGGTCCGACAAGCCGGGGTCAGTATCGGCTGATCTCCGCGACGTACTCGGTGCTGGAACCACCGCGTTCGCGGTCCCAGTTGCCCGCGATGCCCCGGTGGAAACAGAGCATGCGGCTGAAGACGTAGGCCGACGACCCGGAGGTGATCCCATGGGCGAGGTGTTCCGTGCGATCCGGGGTCGGACGCCGATCCTTCGGAGCCGGAGCCGGAGCCGGAGCCGGAGCCGGAGCCGGAGCCGGAGCCGGTGACGCGGGGCGTGCGGGGCGAGCGGTTGGCCCGGGTCGGCGGCATGAAACAGCCACTGGGGCTCTTCGACGGGCACTGTGACAGCTCGGCCCTGGAAGTTGCTGGACGAGCCGGTGAATCAGCTCGCCCGACAGCGCGGGGAGATCGGTCGGCCTTTGGCCGAGCCGCAGGGTGATCTTGTCCCCGTCGTCCCTGACGTGCTCGGCCATGAGCGGTGTGATGCGGCCGGCCGACTCCAACGCCTCCTGAGCGTCGTTTCTTTCGCGGCCGAGCGGGTGGGCAGTCGAAGTCGTCGGAAGCGCCTGCGCGGCAGAGGTAGCTCGGCGAACCCGGCTCAGGACAGCACCCGGGACTCGCGCCCGCTCCCCGGTGCCCTCAGGGCCAGTGCGGTGGCGAGCGCACGGCCGGCAGAACTGTCGAGCAGTGGCACGGCGA contains the following coding sequences:
- a CDS encoding DUF6228 family protein; this encodes MIEYEKSDGPVVRVGRPGPQLVHLLFSEPSRPYGDDPTLDFLVRASGEWVSIETSVRTWHGDGLDAFLATLAEDFRGWEGSRTWRSLEHDLTLSAEHRSSGYVHMTWGIHDRPPAEEWHFETTTVHAAGEDIRNLAAEMHTFLTTPVE
- a CDS encoding nucleotidyltransferase domain-containing protein; this translates as MRRADQQLRLIAEAMEVAETLGVTVWLRGGWAMDFFLGEITRDHEDIDWFLWADDASALAGGLLRHGYQPVPGPPPDLQLDFAKDGLENSFTLLGRDAAERVVVAGGPWAGAHWPEGMLDAGPGRIGGLQCAIVSPQAQIEIKRMMPIWDPSRPRRTKDAEDIARLEAALRVRGERSE
- a CDS encoding GNAT family N-acetyltransferase → MTDVSVHHADPADRPTLERLWSLFRHDMSAFSGVLPNPDGTFRSDRLHAAFTQADWAPYLLTSGEFPVGLALVRGLTGPTRVLSSFFVVHGVRRTGIGLCAVRQVAAQYPGPWEVAFQEGNIAAVGFWRRVATEVAGEAWTEERRPVPGRPDLPPDTWISFTAPAEVQD